A part of Nitrospira sp. genomic DNA contains:
- a CDS encoding efflux RND transporter permease subunit: MWLTLLALRNRIGILMLSLAMVVLGLTSLQRLPVDLFPQIQVPVAFVGVVYKGAPPLDIEQSVVYPIEKAVSSASNVEHVESFSKQGLGAVQIWFNWGADINVGQMEVMQRITQILNSLPPGILQPFIVKFDVSNIPVSIVSVSSDELDERALYDLAYNTIAPQIEQIANVAAATVEGGKIRQININLDPALLSTRGLSILDVVKSVKASNLILPSGDIKAGNLDYNVFTNNQFRTVEPIQDVIVKVNPQGSPVRVRDVGTVTDSSDIQTNIVHADGARSVFLRVNKQPIANTVEVVDALREALPKMFGIPEGVKLGISFDQSLYIRQSIHNLTEQALHGSLLASAVILIFLRNLTSTLIISVAIPLSMLVTFVVLYFTGQTLNVFTLGGLALGIGRLVDDSIVELENIQRHLNTNPNRWNGILNAAREVAMPILASTVTTVVVFLPMFFVVGVARLLLIPLTVTIAIALFTSFLVSRTVTPALCYKFLKSEQDAQRTMPSWFTTLMDWSRRRYEALDRSYAESLQWVLGHRRTFIAMVLLIFVGSLTLVPMIGTEFLPVSDESQFRIVLRAPVGQRVEKTEQQVSEVERVLRANIPATELETIVSSTGILSQGRASLFNPNTGPHTSSMQVYLVSPDKRARTQVEIMNDVRPKIVKLFPGVSMYFDPGGLVKRVTSFGSQKAIDVEIYGYYFEKARDVIARVKEIMEQTPGMADIEPSREENYPEVNVTVDREKAALLGISEADVANTVLFSLNGNGQTDPIIYTDPQSGNEYFISAWLAEAHRKNLSDLENILLIAKTGEPVLLKNVASLKLNAGPVKVDRKHFQRVVHITANPTTRPLGDIAEDLESAFATLQLPAGFSLKLAGQIQQQRETFQGLQFATILALMLVYMVMAAQFKSLIDPFIIMFSVPMGFPGVILILFLTNTTLSTTSLMGIIMMLGIVVSNGVLLVDYTNVLRRRGKGLHHAVVTAARTRLRPILMTSLATVFGLLPMAIGLGTGGETNAPLARAVVGGLSVSTLLTLFLVPTMYLILEEYFPRRLEESANDQEVASIGATSVPE, from the coding sequence ATGTGGCTCACTCTACTCGCACTACGCAATCGCATCGGCATTCTGATGTTATCCCTCGCGATGGTGGTACTGGGGCTGACGTCCCTTCAACGCCTACCAGTTGATCTCTTCCCGCAAATCCAGGTCCCAGTCGCTTTTGTGGGTGTCGTGTACAAGGGGGCGCCCCCGCTCGACATTGAGCAGAGCGTCGTCTATCCAATCGAAAAAGCTGTCAGCTCCGCTTCCAATGTCGAACATGTCGAATCGTTCAGCAAGCAGGGTCTCGGGGCCGTCCAGATCTGGTTCAACTGGGGAGCAGACATCAATGTTGGACAGATGGAAGTGATGCAACGCATCACGCAGATTCTGAACAGCCTCCCACCGGGGATCCTACAGCCCTTTATCGTGAAGTTCGACGTCTCCAATATCCCCGTTTCCATTGTATCGGTGTCGAGCGATGAGCTGGACGAGCGCGCACTCTATGATCTTGCGTACAACACCATCGCCCCACAGATCGAGCAGATCGCCAATGTCGCGGCGGCCACAGTCGAGGGTGGCAAGATTCGTCAGATCAATATCAACCTCGACCCCGCACTGCTCAGCACCCGCGGGCTCTCCATTCTTGACGTCGTGAAATCCGTCAAAGCCTCCAATTTAATTCTGCCGTCCGGTGACATCAAAGCTGGGAACCTTGACTATAACGTCTTTACGAACAATCAGTTCCGAACAGTCGAGCCGATCCAGGACGTCATCGTGAAGGTCAATCCGCAGGGCAGTCCGGTCCGCGTGCGTGATGTAGGGACCGTGACGGACTCATCCGATATCCAAACAAACATCGTTCATGCCGACGGTGCCAGATCGGTGTTTCTTCGTGTGAACAAGCAACCGATCGCCAACACGGTCGAGGTTGTGGATGCCCTTCGCGAAGCCCTCCCCAAGATGTTTGGCATCCCTGAGGGGGTGAAACTCGGCATTTCATTCGATCAATCACTCTATATCCGACAATCCATTCACAATCTTACCGAACAAGCCCTCCATGGGTCGCTGCTGGCCTCAGCCGTGATTCTGATCTTCTTGCGCAACCTCACAAGTACCCTCATCATTTCTGTGGCCATTCCGCTCTCCATGCTCGTGACGTTTGTGGTCCTCTATTTTACCGGCCAAACCCTGAACGTCTTTACGCTCGGCGGGCTTGCGCTGGGGATCGGCCGGCTGGTTGATGATTCCATCGTGGAACTGGAAAATATTCAGCGCCACCTCAATACCAACCCCAACCGGTGGAACGGCATCCTCAATGCCGCTCGAGAAGTCGCCATGCCGATCCTCGCGTCGACCGTCACCACGGTGGTGGTCTTCCTCCCGATGTTTTTCGTCGTCGGTGTCGCTCGTCTGTTGCTAATACCGTTAACCGTGACCATCGCGATCGCGCTCTTCACGTCCTTCCTCGTCTCCCGCACAGTGACGCCAGCACTCTGCTACAAGTTTCTCAAGTCTGAACAAGACGCTCAGCGGACCATGCCGTCCTGGTTTACCACACTGATGGATTGGAGTCGTCGCCGATATGAGGCTCTCGATAGAAGCTATGCAGAATCGTTGCAGTGGGTCCTGGGACATCGCCGGACCTTTATCGCCATGGTGCTACTGATCTTCGTCGGATCGCTTACGTTGGTTCCGATGATCGGGACGGAGTTCCTTCCGGTTTCCGATGAGAGTCAGTTTCGCATCGTCCTGCGGGCACCAGTCGGCCAACGAGTTGAAAAGACCGAACAGCAAGTCTCAGAAGTCGAACGGGTGCTCCGAGCCAATATTCCCGCAACCGAATTGGAGACGATCGTCTCCAGTACGGGTATCCTATCGCAAGGTCGCGCGTCGCTCTTCAACCCCAACACAGGACCTCATACGTCGTCCATGCAAGTGTACCTCGTCTCACCGGACAAACGGGCCAGAACGCAAGTCGAGATCATGAACGATGTGCGCCCGAAGATCGTCAAACTGTTCCCAGGAGTGTCGATGTATTTCGATCCCGGAGGGCTCGTCAAACGCGTCACCAGCTTCGGTTCCCAAAAGGCCATTGATGTGGAAATCTATGGCTATTACTTCGAAAAAGCGAGAGACGTCATCGCCCGCGTCAAGGAAATCATGGAGCAGACTCCAGGCATGGCGGATATCGAACCGAGTCGGGAAGAAAACTATCCGGAAGTCAACGTGACGGTGGATCGAGAGAAGGCGGCTCTGCTCGGCATCAGCGAAGCCGACGTGGCCAATACCGTCCTATTTTCCCTGAATGGAAACGGTCAGACCGACCCAATCATTTATACGGATCCGCAAAGCGGCAATGAGTATTTCATCAGCGCCTGGCTGGCCGAGGCACACCGAAAGAATCTCAGTGATCTGGAGAATATTCTGCTCATCGCCAAAACCGGCGAGCCTGTCCTCCTGAAGAATGTTGCGTCCCTCAAGTTGAACGCAGGACCGGTGAAGGTCGATCGAAAACATTTTCAGCGCGTGGTCCATATCACGGCCAATCCCACCACCCGGCCCCTCGGTGATATCGCCGAAGACCTAGAGTCGGCCTTCGCCACACTCCAGTTGCCGGCAGGGTTCAGCCTCAAGCTGGCGGGGCAGATTCAGCAGCAGCGCGAAACCTTCCAAGGATTGCAGTTTGCGACCATCCTGGCACTCATGTTGGTCTACATGGTCATGGCCGCCCAATTTAAATCCCTCATCGACCCTTTTATCATCATGTTTTCCGTGCCGATGGGCTTTCCCGGTGTCATCTTGATCCTGTTTCTGACGAACACGACACTGTCCACTACGTCGTTGATGGGGATTATCATGATGTTGGGCATCGTCGTCTCAAACGGTGTCTTATTGGTCGATTACACCAACGTCCTCCGCCGCAGAGGCAAAGGACTTCATCATGCCGTTGTGACTGCCGCACGCACCAGGCTGCGCCCCATTCTCATGACCTCGCTGGCCACGGTCTTTGGGCTACTTCCCATGGCAATCGGACTCGGGACCGGTGGTGAAACAAACGCGCCTCTCGCAAGGGCGGTCGTCGGAGGGTTGAGCGTGTCTACCCTCCTCACATTGTTTCTCGTTCCAACGATGTATTTGATTTTAGAGGAATATTTCCCGAGGAGACTCGAAGAATCAGCGAACGATCAGGAAGTGGCCTCCATTGGCGCCACCTCGGTTCCGGAATAG
- a CDS encoding SCP2 sterol-binding domain-containing protein yields the protein MKATTVREVFDSLPSKLDQDAAEDLEAVYQFDLRGNQGGQYHLLVHNGTCIVKDGTHADPHVTLSMTGEDCIGILNGHLSGMTMAMSGRLQIAGDIGLAMQLKSLFPNIVER from the coding sequence ATGAAAGCCACGACTGTCAGAGAGGTGTTCGACTCCCTCCCATCAAAACTTGATCAGGATGCCGCTGAGGATCTTGAGGCTGTCTACCAGTTCGACCTCCGTGGCAACCAAGGCGGTCAGTACCATCTGCTGGTGCACAATGGGACCTGCATCGTGAAGGATGGAACGCATGCCGATCCGCATGTGACTCTCTCGATGACTGGAGAGGATTGCATTGGGATCCTGAACGGGCATCTCAGCGGAATGACGATGGCGATGTCGGGGCGTTTGCAGATTGCCGGGGATATCGGACTGGCTATGCAGCTGAAGTCCTTGTTCCCAAACATTGTCGAGCGTTAA
- a CDS encoding AP2 domain-containing protein, giving the protein MLYNMPAFRNIIRVDHEASRTHAWRVTVQRHNDIVVKTFSDAMHGGKGKALKAAKAYRGELLRRYSAYVHAIWVRTRLRRNNTSGIPGVGRYEQVDNATTGSVRVFWLASWVDEQGDSRKRKFMVSHYGERQAKRLAVAERERQLNLVCATKSGRL; this is encoded by the coding sequence ATGCTTTACAATATGCCCGCTTTCCGCAACATTATCCGCGTCGATCATGAGGCAAGCCGAACCCATGCGTGGCGGGTCACGGTGCAGCGACACAACGATATCGTCGTGAAGACGTTCTCCGATGCAATGCATGGAGGGAAAGGCAAGGCATTGAAGGCGGCTAAGGCCTATCGAGGTGAACTGCTTCGGCGATACTCAGCCTACGTCCATGCCATATGGGTCCGTACTCGTCTTCGTCGGAACAATACATCGGGTATTCCAGGCGTCGGCAGATACGAACAAGTGGACAATGCAACGACCGGGTCCGTTCGTGTCTTTTGGTTGGCCTCCTGGGTCGACGAACAAGGCGACAGTCGTAAGCGCAAGTTCATGGTGTCTCACTACGGAGAACGCCAGGCTAAGCGTCTTGCCGTCGCAGAACGTGAGCGTCAACTGAACCTCGTCTGTGCCACGAAGAGTGGCCGTCTATGA
- a CDS encoding DUF1499 domain-containing protein, protein MSQRTLPPCPSSPNCVSTQATDTQHAIAPLQYKKARAEAKEALKAAIATLLRITLVEEDEAYLHYEFTSLLLRFVDDVEFLFDETTKTVHFRSASRTGHSDLGVNRKRMEQVRALVAGKI, encoded by the coding sequence ATGAGCCAGCGGACTCTTCCTCCTTGCCCCTCCAGCCCCAACTGCGTGTCGACTCAGGCGACCGATACGCAGCATGCCATTGCGCCTCTCCAGTACAAGAAGGCTCGGGCAGAAGCAAAAGAGGCCTTGAAAGCGGCCATTGCGACCTTGCTGCGGATAACGCTGGTTGAAGAGGACGAGGCGTATCTCCATTACGAGTTCACCAGTCTGCTACTCCGCTTCGTCGATGATGTAGAGTTTCTCTTTGATGAAACCACGAAGACAGTTCACTTTCGGTCGGCTTCCCGCACGGGCCACAGCGATCTTGGTGTCAACCGCAAACGGATGGAACAGGTACGAGCTCTGGTGGCCGGGAAGATCTAG
- a CDS encoding PilZ domain-containing protein encodes MISATGGSCMGFKRKQSRVLSGRIGRLQRGTLVVSCTVVDVSDSGVQLESRLVVKPGEIVQLLIECGKEETLTCEVEVVHVRAPKIGAKITSITPENQARFARMLDDDVQNAFTRH; translated from the coding sequence ATGATTTCGGCGACAGGAGGCTCATGTATGGGATTTAAGCGCAAGCAATCACGGGTGCTGAGTGGGCGTATCGGCAGGTTGCAACGAGGAACTCTCGTGGTCTCTTGTACAGTGGTCGATGTCAGCGATTCGGGTGTGCAACTTGAAAGCCGTTTGGTAGTGAAGCCAGGGGAGATCGTACAACTTTTGATCGAGTGTGGAAAAGAGGAGACTCTCACGTGTGAGGTAGAGGTCGTACATGTGCGTGCGCCAAAGATAGGCGCAAAAATCACGTCGATCACCCCCGAGAATCAAGCACGGTTCGCCCGCATGCTTGACGATGATGTGCAGAACGCATTTACGCGACATTAA
- a CDS encoding S-adenosylmethionine decarboxylase, producing the protein MSTSASSESTILPSNAPAAAARPVQDMVGSGKAWGLCTAVDLHDCNPKLIRDADYIKRYVVELCELIDMKRFGECQVVDFGDGPVAGYSMVQLISTSLISGHFANETNHAYLDIFSCKGYDPAVVESFSKEFFGASRSVATATLRY; encoded by the coding sequence ATGAGTACCTCGGCTAGTTCCGAGTCCACAATCTTACCATCCAACGCCCCTGCGGCTGCTGCCCGACCAGTTCAAGACATGGTGGGAAGCGGTAAGGCATGGGGACTTTGCACCGCCGTTGACCTCCACGATTGCAATCCCAAACTTATCCGAGATGCGGACTATATCAAGCGCTACGTTGTTGAGCTGTGTGAGCTCATCGACATGAAGCGTTTTGGTGAATGTCAGGTCGTCGATTTTGGCGATGGACCTGTGGCCGGCTACTCCATGGTGCAGTTGATCTCCACCTCGTTGATCAGCGGCCATTTCGCGAACGAAACCAATCACGCCTACCTCGACATTTTCAGTTGCAAGGGGTATGACCCCGCAGTGGTCGAGTCGTTCTCGAAGGAGTTTTTCGGTGCCAGTCGGAGTGTTGCGACCGCCACACTCCGGTACTAA
- a CDS encoding aminotransferase class V-fold PLP-dependent enzyme, producing the protein MILLNPGPVNVSERVRQTLLKPDICHREDEFLELLHRIQTKLLKAFVPGAESDYVAVVMTGSGTAAVEAALMSSLPHGRRMLILNNGVYGERMSQIVGLHRLGVSELKYDWTVRPDPEKLLLALRQHQEVHAVGMVYHETTTGLLNPVHEIAEIVDNQNRVFVLDAVSALAGETLNIAKSHIYMVTGTAGKCIQGFPGVSFVLVRKGFVEKMRAYPKRSWYLHLTHYINNEGRGTIPFTPAVQVYYAFDEALNELLEEGVANRIQRYKKMATLIRERMAKFDVKALLPADRQSNTITAYHLPDGVSYQTLHDRLKQQGYVIYAGQGNLENKIFRVANMGALSEAQFGGFLDAFEQVCKSA; encoded by the coding sequence ATGATTCTCCTCAATCCAGGTCCCGTGAATGTGTCCGAGCGGGTGCGGCAGACGCTGCTGAAACCCGATATCTGTCATCGCGAAGATGAATTTCTAGAACTGCTTCACCGCATCCAAACCAAGCTGCTCAAAGCCTTTGTTCCCGGAGCCGAATCGGACTACGTTGCCGTCGTGATGACCGGATCGGGGACGGCTGCTGTCGAAGCCGCCTTGATGTCGTCGCTTCCTCACGGTCGCCGGATGCTCATCCTCAACAACGGGGTCTATGGTGAACGGATGTCTCAGATCGTGGGCCTCCATCGTCTGGGGGTGAGCGAGTTGAAGTATGACTGGACGGTTAGGCCAGACCCTGAGAAGCTGCTGCTGGCCTTGCGACAGCATCAGGAAGTGCATGCCGTCGGCATGGTGTACCACGAGACCACCACCGGACTTCTCAACCCTGTTCATGAGATCGCCGAGATCGTTGACAATCAGAATCGTGTGTTTGTGCTGGATGCCGTCAGTGCGCTGGCAGGTGAAACGCTGAATATTGCCAAGTCGCACATCTATATGGTGACGGGGACGGCGGGAAAGTGCATTCAGGGATTTCCAGGCGTCTCGTTCGTGCTTGTGCGAAAGGGGTTCGTCGAGAAAATGCGCGCGTATCCGAAGCGCTCGTGGTATCTCCATCTGACTCATTACATCAACAATGAGGGGCGAGGCACGATTCCATTCACGCCCGCAGTGCAGGTCTACTATGCTTTTGACGAAGCACTGAATGAGTTGCTCGAGGAAGGCGTGGCCAATCGCATCCAGCGGTATAAGAAGATGGCGACGCTGATTCGTGAACGAATGGCCAAGTTCGATGTGAAGGCGCTTCTCCCGGCGGACCGGCAATCGAATACCATCACGGCCTATCACCTGCCGGACGGGGTTTCTTACCAGACGTTGCATGACCGCCTGAAGCAGCAGGGCTATGTCATTTATGCCGGGCAAGGCAACTTGGAAAACAAGATTTTTCGCGTGGCTAATATGGGGGCACTGTCCGAGGCGCAGTTTGGCGGATTTCTCGATGCCTTCGAACAGGTCTGCAAATCAGCATGA
- a CDS encoding PilZ domain-containing protein — translation MMMTLTMNNRKSYVPLDGRYAERVTVTCRVRYVGEVPTQPHQGEGLTKNISVSGCQIISDRPVTRGTLLTLTIALPDGLPQLSLKSAHVVWVSGCQFSVRFMDLSQDHRKRLQSFIWKSISHQTVSDQRTRFRLMI, via the coding sequence ATGATGATGACACTCACAATGAATAACCGAAAGTCCTATGTTCCGTTGGATGGCCGTTACGCCGAACGTGTAACGGTCACGTGTCGAGTGCGCTATGTCGGTGAAGTTCCGACACAGCCTCACCAAGGAGAGGGACTCACCAAAAATATATCCGTTTCTGGTTGCCAAATCATCAGCGACCGCCCGGTAACACGAGGCACATTATTGACACTTACCATTGCGCTTCCCGATGGATTGCCTCAGCTTTCATTGAAATCAGCGCATGTTGTGTGGGTATCGGGTTGTCAATTTTCTGTCCGATTTATGGATCTGAGCCAAGACCATCGGAAGCGGTTGCAATCTTTCATTTGGAAAAGCATCTCCCATCAAACCGTAAGCGATCAACGAACTCGATTCCGGCTGATGATATAG
- a CDS encoding sulfopyruvate decarboxylase subunit beta gives MRPEQGTLISRAQAMEALLELLTDQPVIICNGFPSREAHKIADRPTHFYMIGSMGNASAIALGVALAKPNKQVITFDGDGNVLMGMGTLATVGALRPKNFIHVVFDNEVYGTTGNQPTISNVVPLEKVAKSAGYVNVERVLDREDLVYEFKDMLKKDGPSMLLIKVNEFVEDAGRVLHDPPDVTRRFMKAIE, from the coding sequence ATGAGGCCCGAACAAGGCACATTGATCAGTCGGGCGCAGGCCATGGAGGCCTTGCTGGAGTTGCTGACCGATCAGCCCGTCATTATCTGCAACGGGTTTCCCTCGCGCGAGGCGCACAAGATCGCGGATCGGCCCACTCATTTCTACATGATCGGCTCCATGGGGAATGCTTCGGCTATTGCCCTCGGTGTTGCGCTCGCCAAGCCGAATAAACAGGTGATTACCTTCGATGGCGACGGGAATGTGCTCATGGGAATGGGTACACTCGCGACGGTCGGTGCATTGAGACCAAAGAACTTTATCCATGTCGTCTTCGACAATGAAGTGTACGGAACGACCGGGAACCAGCCGACGATCTCCAACGTGGTGCCGCTGGAGAAAGTGGCGAAGTCGGCGGGCTACGTGAATGTGGAACGGGTCCTTGATCGCGAGGATCTCGTCTACGAGTTCAAGGACATGCTGAAGAAGGATGGGCCTAGCATGTTGCTCATTAAGGTGAACGAATTTGTGGAAGATGCCGGTCGCGTCCTGCACGACCCGCCGGATGTCACCCGTCGATTCATGAAGGCGATTGAATAG
- a CDS encoding efflux RND transporter periplasmic adaptor subunit — protein MNQLVRHPFVALGIIIFIAITILVAFRLSTDSKTDKKPARLITVGTVSPLRQDLDIRLAYTADISPNQVVNIFSRVDGYITKLHVDKGDYVRANQLLVEIDHTDYQHAVNQAKANLAAAKAKVSQQDAVVRNTKLTLDRVQTLIKDQFVSQQDLDTALVNFDAASAAQESLQAQVTQMEVALAQAETRLAYSYIRAPFPGYIAERNLDTGAYVSSATASTSTMSRGIMSLHDINTVRVLIEVVERDIPLVKVGQKTELRAEAYPDYIFEGTVTRVVQALNRATRTMTVEIDLSNKDRRLKGGMFARVEVMVGTHHQALQIPIEAVSRLENMQYIYIVQEGKAQRVDIEIGARNGNHVEITKGLTGQEQIIVAGKDLVHDGTPVQTQPLNQVRSEG, from the coding sequence ATGAATCAACTCGTCCGACATCCATTTGTCGCTCTCGGAATCATTATCTTCATTGCGATCACCATTCTTGTAGCCTTTCGCCTGAGCACAGACTCCAAAACCGACAAGAAACCGGCACGGCTCATTACGGTCGGCACTGTGTCTCCGCTCCGACAAGATCTCGACATTCGTCTGGCCTATACAGCGGACATTTCGCCTAATCAAGTCGTCAATATCTTCTCACGGGTTGACGGATACATCACCAAGCTCCATGTCGATAAGGGCGATTACGTCAGAGCGAACCAGTTGCTCGTTGAAATCGATCATACGGACTATCAACATGCCGTCAATCAGGCAAAAGCCAATCTGGCAGCCGCCAAGGCGAAGGTCTCACAACAAGATGCGGTCGTCCGCAACACTAAGTTGACGCTGGATCGCGTGCAGACCCTCATCAAGGACCAATTTGTCTCCCAGCAAGACCTGGATACGGCGCTGGTCAATTTCGACGCCGCCAGCGCCGCACAAGAATCCCTTCAAGCGCAGGTCACCCAAATGGAGGTGGCCCTAGCCCAGGCGGAAACTCGCTTAGCCTATTCGTATATTCGAGCCCCATTTCCTGGCTATATCGCAGAACGAAATCTAGATACGGGGGCCTATGTCAGCAGCGCGACTGCCAGCACGTCGACGATGTCACGAGGCATCATGAGCCTACACGACATCAATACGGTTCGTGTACTGATCGAAGTCGTCGAGCGAGACATTCCACTCGTGAAGGTAGGTCAAAAGACCGAGCTCCGTGCCGAAGCGTACCCGGATTACATATTCGAAGGAACCGTCACGCGTGTCGTCCAGGCTTTGAATCGCGCAACACGTACCATGACGGTGGAAATTGACTTATCGAATAAGGATCGTCGATTAAAAGGCGGGATGTTTGCCCGAGTCGAAGTCATGGTGGGAACCCATCACCAAGCATTGCAGATTCCCATTGAGGCTGTCAGTCGACTCGAAAACATGCAATATATCTATATCGTCCAAGAGGGGAAAGCCCAGCGAGTGGATATCGAGATCGGGGCCCGTAACGGCAACCATGTAGAAATCACCAAAGGCTTGACGGGTCAAGAACAGATCATCGTCGCAGGCAAAGACTTGGTGCACGATGGCACACCTGTCCAGACCCAACCGCTCAACCAAGTGAGGAGTGAAGGGTAA
- a CDS encoding PilZ domain-containing protein, whose protein sequence is MRQTKDLGQSEVPCSSHSIERRRMRRSFVSLGLMYSGVNGDDVLIGDGSAVDLSEGGVGIRGNCPVKIGMELTLFLYLPDEEEPLFVSEVVVSWTKGSLFGVELNEVSLRDGDRLQTLLHAQSAAQAESVQ, encoded by the coding sequence ATGAGACAGACGAAAGACTTGGGACAGTCGGAAGTGCCTTGCTCATCGCATTCGATTGAGCGTCGCAGAATGAGAAGAAGTTTCGTCTCCTTGGGGCTTATGTACTCAGGAGTCAACGGGGACGACGTTCTTATTGGAGACGGTAGCGCTGTAGACCTATCCGAAGGTGGGGTGGGCATTCGTGGAAACTGTCCCGTCAAGATTGGCATGGAGTTGACCTTGTTCTTATATCTTCCAGACGAGGAGGAGCCGCTATTCGTTTCGGAAGTGGTGGTCTCCTGGACAAAGGGATCTCTGTTTGGAGTTGAACTAAATGAAGTGAGCCTCCGTGATGGTGATCGGTTGCAGACACTGCTCCACGCCCAATCCGCTGCCCAAGCGGAGTCGGTTCAATGA
- a CDS encoding DUF2914 domain-containing protein, which yields MRPLVKIQSVLAKPFMPAVFFLSGVTYDTLTLTRIDRLLDNLILLLYLVLLGALIVLTGRVGVAAVEGDEQASTPGLVQKLVQARPYYPMAMQFLLGGLFSAYTIFYSKSATFTGTAVFFALLILLLVANEFLRDRLSNLRLLISLYAVVCFAFFTFFLPVITGVMNAAIFVIGAIVSVVVTLRVAQLIYRNNLDRSRREAIGVAVPAAALIGMLVGFYFLNWIPPVPLAMKFGGMYHEVKRTGDQFELSFEKRWYQVWKRSDTTFPENEPIYCFTAVFAPVDLHTTIYHHWYYRPNDSRPFTHADKIPLKISGGREGGYRAYSFKQGLDPGDWRVDIEAADGRILGRVSVTVEGQRETNPRLATLSY from the coding sequence ATGAGGCCCCTGGTAAAGATTCAGTCCGTTCTCGCCAAACCGTTCATGCCGGCCGTGTTTTTTCTCTCGGGTGTGACCTATGACACGCTGACGCTTACACGGATCGACCGGTTGCTCGATAATTTGATCTTGCTGCTCTATCTGGTCTTGCTCGGTGCGTTAATCGTTTTGACCGGACGAGTGGGTGTCGCTGCGGTAGAGGGTGACGAGCAGGCCAGTACTCCGGGCCTAGTCCAGAAGCTGGTCCAGGCCAGGCCCTACTATCCAATGGCCATGCAGTTTCTCTTGGGCGGCCTGTTCAGCGCCTATACCATTTTCTATTCGAAAAGCGCCACGTTCACCGGTACCGCGGTCTTCTTTGCCCTGCTGATTCTGCTCTTGGTGGCCAATGAGTTTTTGCGTGACCGACTGTCAAATCTGCGATTGTTGATCAGTCTCTATGCGGTAGTCTGTTTTGCGTTCTTCACGTTCTTTTTGCCCGTCATCACTGGCGTCATGAATGCGGCGATTTTTGTGATTGGGGCCATCGTGAGTGTCGTGGTGACGTTGCGCGTGGCTCAGCTGATCTATCGGAATAATCTCGATCGATCGCGACGTGAAGCCATTGGGGTGGCGGTTCCTGCCGCGGCACTGATCGGCATGCTGGTCGGATTCTACTTTCTGAATTGGATTCCGCCCGTGCCGCTCGCGATGAAGTTCGGCGGGATGTATCATGAGGTTAAGCGAACCGGTGACCAGTTTGAATTGTCGTTTGAGAAGCGGTGGTATCAAGTCTGGAAACGTTCAGATACGACCTTCCCGGAAAATGAGCCGATCTATTGCTTCACCGCTGTGTTTGCGCCGGTTGATCTCCACACCACGATCTATCACCACTGGTACTACCGTCCGAACGACAGCCGACCGTTTACACATGCGGACAAAATCCCGCTCAAGATCTCAGGTGGACGCGAGGGCGGGTATCGGGCATACAGCTTCAAGCAGGGCCTGGATCCAGGCGATTGGCGAGTCGATATCGAAGCGGCCGACGGCCGTATCCTCGGACGGGTGTCAGTGACCGTTGAGGGCCAACGTGAAACAAATCCGAGGTTGGCAACCCTGTCCTATTGA
- a CDS encoding sulfopyruvate decarboxylase subunit alpha — protein MRRLSAGVSQDVRRNRSVIESDVFVQTMQDMGVNFFTGVPDSILGGIIAELMNRRLYTPAVREDEAVGMAAGAYMAGKTPAVLMQNSGLGTSLNALISLNMIYQQPCILIVSWRGQGGKDAPEHLVMGEVMPQLLDTVKIPHRTLTEKTVIEDFRWVAETFMKQRIPVALFITKGVVKGLHP, from the coding sequence ATGCGCCGGCTTTCTGCAGGTGTGTCTCAAGATGTTAGGAGGAATCGTTCCGTGATTGAAAGCGACGTGTTTGTCCAAACGATGCAGGACATGGGAGTGAATTTCTTTACCGGTGTGCCAGATTCGATTCTGGGTGGGATCATTGCGGAACTCATGAACCGTCGGCTCTATACCCCCGCAGTTCGTGAGGATGAAGCGGTCGGCATGGCTGCGGGCGCCTATATGGCTGGGAAAACCCCCGCCGTGCTCATGCAGAATTCAGGACTGGGTACCTCTCTCAATGCGCTCATTTCGCTGAATATGATTTATCAACAACCCTGCATACTGATTGTTTCCTGGCGTGGGCAGGGGGGGAAGGACGCTCCGGAACATTTGGTGATGGGAGAGGTGATGCCGCAATTGCTTGATACCGTCAAGATTCCGCACCGGACCCTGACTGAAAAAACAGTGATTGAAGATTTTAGGTGGGTCGCTGAGACATTCATGAAGCAGCGGATTCCGGTCGCCTTGTTTATCACCAAAGGCGTGGTCAAGGGATTGCATCCATGA